Proteins encoded in a region of the Populus alba chromosome 13, ASM523922v2, whole genome shotgun sequence genome:
- the LOC118040165 gene encoding epoxide hydrolase 2-like produces the protein MELIKHTLVEVRGLKLHVAEIGTGPKVVLFLHGFPEIWYTWRYQMKAVAAAGYRAIAIDFRGYGLSEQPAEPEKGNFMDLVDDVVALLDTCGINKVFLIGKDFGSITAYLVAVVHPERVSGIVSLGIPFLLPGPNCIRNDLMPSGFYITRWQEPGRAEADFGRLDVKTVVRNVYILFSGTEPPTARDDQEIMDLVDPSTPLPPWFSEEDLAAYASLYEKSGFRFALQVPYRSLGIACGITNPKVTAPTLLINGQKDYLLKFAGMEDYTKSEQLKHFVPDLDTVFLDEGNHFVHENLPKQVNELIITFLTKHCN, from the exons ATGGAGCTGATCAAGCACACCCTTGTAGAAGTAAGAGGGCTAAAACTGCATGTGGCAGAGATCGGCACCG GTCCTAAGGTGGTGTTGTTCTTACATGGATTCCCTGAAATATGGTACACATGGAGGTACCAGATGAAAGCTGTTGCAGCTGCTGGTTATAGAGCAATAGCTATTGATTTTAGGGGCTATGGGCTATCTGAACAGCCAGCTGAACCTGAGAAAGGGAACTTCATGGACCTTGTTGATGATGTTGTTGCCCTTCTTGACACATGTGGCATCAACAAG GTTTTTCTTATTGGGAAGGATTTTGGATCTATAACAGCATATCTAGTCGCTGTTGTGCACCCTGAGAGGGTTTCAGGTATTGTGTCCCTCGGTATTCCTTTCTTGCTACCAGGTCCTAATTGTATCCGAAATGATCTCATGCCATCAGGTTTCTACATAACAAGGTGGCAG GAACCAGGTAGAGCTGAGGCAGATTTCGGACGCTTAGATGTCAAGACAGTGGTAAGAAACGTATACATTCTCTTTTCTGGAACTGAACCACCAACAGCTAGAGATGACCAGGAAATCATGGACTTGGTTGACCCATCTACTCCTCTGCCACCGTGGTTCTCCGAAGAAGATCTTGCAGCTTATGCATCATTATACGAGAAGTCTGGATTTCGTTTTGCATTACAGGTTCCTTACAG GTCTTTAGGCATAGCTTGTGGAATTACTAATCCAAAAGTTACAGCACCAACATTACTGATCAATGGCCAGAAGGACTATCTCCTAAAGTTTGCAGGTATGGAGGACTACACAAAAAGTGAGCAACTGAAGCATTTTGTACCGGATTTGGACACTGTGTTCCTTGATGAAGGGaaccattttgttcatgagaatCTCCCAAAGCAGGTGAATGAGCTGATCATTACCTTCCTCACCAAACATTGTAACTGA